The following are encoded together in the Bactrocera neohumeralis isolate Rockhampton chromosome 6, APGP_CSIRO_Bneo_wtdbg2-racon-allhic-juicebox.fasta_v2, whole genome shotgun sequence genome:
- the LOC126762338 gene encoding tigger transposable element-derived protein 6-like, whose amino-acid sequence MNVLPRLIENYNANDILKPDETGLFFKCLPNKTLTFKNEQCFEGKQSKEKITVMVGSNMTGSEKLKLLVIGKAKNPRCFKGVKSLDVDYEFNKKAWKTSEIFTKWILKLDKKIGKQDRKVLLFVDNCTAHPRDVKDKLKNIQLAYFSPNMTSLLQPMDQGIIYNMKQHYRKRNLTNILAQLDGGTSVFTIDLLHAIRNLSSVWDVYVKPETIPNCFRKAEFSKDAMQNPSEQWDEEDLSIADLVALQSSFKKVTNIEASFEDYVNVDIDVPISENPSEEDILSSVLESRGVPAVPDIDEVDLDTEEEMADTDEALPTLGQVSSSINCIRTFVEMKSDVPINVFNCLNDLEAFVENEKWKNVIQTKLRY is encoded by the exons ATGAACGTTTTACCAAGattgattgaaaattacaaCGCAAACGACATCTTAAAGCCCGATGAGACTGGATTGTTTTTCAAATGCCTGCCAAATAAAACACTGACATTCAAAAATGAGCAATGCTTTGAAGGAAAACAAAGCAAGGAGAAAATAACTGTCATGGTGGGAAGCAATATGACTGGATCGGAAAAACTTAAATTGCTTGTAATCGGAAAGGCGAAGAATCCGAGGTGCTTTAAGGGAGTAAAATCGTTAGATGTCGATTATGAGTTTAACAAAAAAGCATGGAAGACCAGTGAGATTTTTACCAAATGGATTCTAAAGCTGGACAAAAAAATTGGTAAACAAGACAGGAAGgttttactttttgttgatAACTGCACTGCGCACCCTAGAGATGTAAAAGACAAGCTAAAAAACATTCAGCTTGCTTATTTTTCTCCCAACATGACTTCGTTACTGCAACCAATGGACCAAGGCATTATCTACAACATGAAACAACATTACAGAAAACGTAATTTAACGAATATATTGGCTCAGCTGGATGGGGGAACTTCTGTTTTTACCATAGACTTACTCCACGCTATTCGAAATTTAAGCTCTGTATGGGATGTCTATGTTAAACCAGAAACAATTCCCAACTGTTTTAGAAAGGCAGAATTTTCAAAAGATGCCATGCAGAATCCATCTGAGCAGTGGGATGAAGAAGACCTTTCAATAGCGGATTTGGTTGCTTTGCAGTCTTCATTTAAAAAAGTGACAAATATCGAGGCATCATTTGaggactatgtcaatgttgatATTGATGTGCCGATCTCGGAAAACCCCTCCGAGGAAGATATCCTTAGCAGCGTTCTAGAAAGTCGCGGAGTTCCAGCTGTACCtg aTATCGATGAAGTCGATTTGGACACtgaagaagaaatggcagatacTGATGAGGCATTACCTACATTAGGACAAGTTTCTTCTTCCATTAACTGTATTAGAACCTTTGTGGAGATGAAAAGTGACGTACCGATTAATGTTTTTAACTGTCTAAATGATTTGGAAGCTtttgttgaaaatgaaaaatggaagaatgtAATTCAAACCAAACTTAGatattga